In the genome of Desulfuromonas sp. DDH964, one region contains:
- the cysW gene encoding sulfate ABC transporter permease subunit CysW, with protein MPTQSLTVSHPAGAALTEPKAVRWLLTGLALAFLALFLVVPLVAVFVQALEKGLDTYWAAISEPDALAAIRLTLLTAAISVPLNLVFGIAAAWAIAKFKFRGKAFLITLIDLPFSVSPVISGLIYVLLFGLQGWLGPWLAAHDIKLIFAVPGIVLATIFVTFPFVARELIPLMQAQGTEEEEAALVLGANGWQIFFRVTLPNIIWGVLYGVILCNARAMGEFGAVSVVSGHIRGLTNTLPLHVEILYNEYNFAAAFAVASLLALLAILTLVAKALLEKRVRQEVKTATKPIGVE; from the coding sequence ATGCCGACACAATCCTTGACCGTTTCTCATCCTGCCGGCGCCGCCCTGACTGAGCCGAAGGCGGTGCGCTGGCTGCTGACCGGCCTGGCGCTGGCCTTTCTCGCCCTGTTCCTGGTGGTGCCGCTGGTCGCAGTCTTCGTCCAGGCGCTGGAGAAAGGCCTCGACACCTACTGGGCGGCGATCAGCGAGCCGGACGCCCTGGCGGCGATCCGCCTGACTCTGCTCACCGCCGCCATCAGCGTGCCCCTCAACCTGGTCTTCGGCATCGCCGCCGCCTGGGCCATCGCCAAATTCAAGTTTCGCGGCAAGGCGTTTCTCATCACCCTGATCGACCTGCCGTTTTCGGTCTCGCCAGTCATCTCCGGCCTGATCTACGTGCTGCTCTTCGGCCTGCAGGGGTGGCTGGGGCCGTGGCTGGCGGCGCACGACATCAAGCTGATCTTCGCCGTCCCGGGGATCGTCCTGGCGACCATCTTCGTCACCTTCCCCTTTGTCGCCCGCGAGCTGATCCCGCTCATGCAGGCGCAGGGGACCGAGGAAGAAGAGGCCGCCCTGGTGCTCGGGGCGAACGGCTGGCAGATCTTTTTCCGCGTCACCCTCCCCAATATCATCTGGGGGGTTCTCTACGGGGTGATCCTCTGCAATGCCCGGGCGATGGGCGAGTTCGGCGCGGTCTCGGTCGTCTCCGGCCACATCCGGGGACTGACCAACACCCTGCCGCTGCACGTCGAGATCCTCTACAACGAGTACAACTTCGCCGCCGCTTTTGCCGTCGCCTCGCTGCTGGCCCTGCTGGCGATCCTCACCCTGGTGGCCAAGGCGCTGCTGGAGAAAAGGGTCCGCCAGGAGGTGAAAACCGCGACCAAACCGATTGGAGTGGAATAG
- a CDS encoding OprO/OprP family phosphate-selective porin, with protein sequence MRSNRFITLVLVAGLLLGTSPVWAGPSPEERWQELDQKIRILERKLELEKEAAGKEAAKHGVVEAGEKGFAIRSQDGSWQLKLRGYVQADGRVYLDDNRDAVTNDLLLRRVRPIIEGTLGKDYQFRIMPDFGRGKTELLDAYIQANYWPAAQVRVGKFKAPVGLERLQSGASLLFVERALPTSLVPNRDVGLQIGGELAKGTLSYALGLFNGGVDGGSTDSDSNDDKDLAARLFAHPFKTSGIAPLQGLGIGVAGSYGNQEGALPSFKSGGQQTFFKYLATSNADGRRWRVAPQAYWYAGPVGLLAEYVRSEQEVSNGTITRDLANQAWQVAASWVVTGEDASFKGVKPKRSFDPKSGAWGALELAGRYNELEIDQDAFPLFADPTKYAEKASAWAAGLNWYPSRNLKVVVNYEQTTFDQGSASGDRETEKVLLTRVQVAY encoded by the coding sequence ATGCGTAGCAACCGGTTCATTACCCTGGTCCTGGTCGCAGGGCTGCTCCTGGGAACCAGCCCTGTCTGGGCGGGTCCTTCCCCTGAGGAACGCTGGCAGGAACTCGATCAGAAGATCCGTATCCTGGAACGCAAACTGGAATTGGAAAAAGAAGCGGCCGGCAAGGAGGCCGCCAAGCATGGTGTCGTCGAGGCTGGCGAGAAGGGATTCGCGATCCGCTCGCAAGATGGCAGCTGGCAACTGAAACTGCGCGGTTACGTGCAGGCCGACGGCCGTGTCTACCTCGATGACAACCGGGACGCCGTTACCAACGATTTGCTGCTGCGGCGGGTGCGGCCGATTATCGAGGGAACCCTAGGGAAGGATTATCAGTTCCGCATCATGCCCGACTTCGGCCGCGGCAAGACCGAACTGCTGGATGCCTACATCCAGGCGAACTACTGGCCGGCGGCCCAGGTTCGGGTCGGCAAGTTCAAAGCGCCGGTGGGCCTTGAGCGGTTGCAGTCGGGGGCCAGCCTGCTGTTCGTCGAGCGCGCCCTTCCCACCAGCCTGGTTCCCAATCGCGATGTCGGCCTGCAGATCGGGGGGGAACTGGCGAAGGGGACCCTGAGCTATGCTCTCGGCCTCTTCAACGGCGGCGTCGATGGCGGCAGCACCGACAGCGACAGCAACGACGACAAGGACCTGGCGGCGCGCCTCTTCGCCCATCCGTTCAAGACTTCCGGCATCGCTCCGTTGCAAGGGCTGGGAATTGGTGTGGCCGGCAGCTACGGCAATCAGGAGGGAGCCCTCCCCTCGTTCAAGTCGGGAGGGCAGCAGACGTTCTTTAAATATTTAGCCACCAGCAACGCCGACGGCCGCCGTTGGCGGGTGGCCCCGCAGGCCTACTGGTACGCCGGCCCCGTCGGCCTGCTCGCCGAGTACGTCCGTTCGGAGCAGGAAGTCAGCAATGGCACGATCACCAGGGATCTGGCCAACCAGGCCTGGCAGGTTGCGGCCTCCTGGGTGGTGACCGGCGAGGACGCCTCCTTTAAGGGGGTCAAGCCGAAACGGTCCTTCGATCCGAAAAGCGGCGCCTGGGGCGCCCTGGAGCTGGCAGGACGCTATAACGAACTCGAAATCGACCAGGACGCATTTCCGCTCTTCGCCGACCCGACCAAGTACGCCGAGAAGGCGAGTGCCTGGGCGGCAGGTCTCAACTGGTACCCGAGCCGCAACCTCAAGGTGGTTGTAAACTATGAACAGACCACGTTTGACCAGGGGAGCGCCAGCGGCGACCGCGAGACCGAAAAAGTCCTGCTCACCCGGGTCCAGGTCGCCTATTAA
- the cysT gene encoding sulfate ABC transporter permease subunit CysT — MNFLLRQRSVLPGFGLAMGFTLLYLSLIVLIPLSSLLFKTATLSWDAFWGTVASARVLASFRLTFGAALVAALVNGLFGLLVAWVLVRYKIPGKRVIDALVDLPFALPTAVAGITLAGLYAENGLIGKYLAPLGIKVAYTPLGIMVALTFIGLPFVVRTVQPVLEDLEKELEEAAACLGANRWQTFVRVIFPAVMPALLTGFALAYARAIGEYGSVIFIAGNMPMVSEITPLLIITKLEQYDYAGATAIATVMLAFSFLILLTINLIQWWARRHAER; from the coding sequence GTGAATTTTCTACTCAGACAGCGCAGTGTTCTGCCCGGGTTCGGGTTGGCGATGGGGTTCACCCTCCTCTATCTGAGCCTGATCGTCCTGATCCCGCTCTCCAGCCTGCTGTTCAAGACCGCGACCCTCTCCTGGGATGCGTTCTGGGGGACAGTCGCTTCGGCGCGGGTGCTGGCCTCGTTTCGCCTGACCTTCGGCGCCGCCCTAGTCGCGGCGCTGGTCAACGGTCTCTTCGGCCTGCTGGTCGCCTGGGTGCTGGTGCGCTACAAAATCCCGGGCAAGCGGGTGATCGATGCCCTGGTCGATCTCCCCTTCGCCCTGCCGACCGCCGTGGCCGGCATCACCCTGGCCGGACTCTATGCGGAAAATGGCCTGATCGGGAAATATCTCGCCCCGCTGGGGATCAAGGTGGCCTATACCCCCCTGGGGATCATGGTCGCGCTCACCTTTATCGGCCTCCCCTTCGTGGTGCGCACGGTCCAGCCGGTGCTGGAGGATTTGGAAAAAGAGCTGGAGGAGGCTGCGGCCTGTTTGGGGGCCAACCGCTGGCAGACCTTCGTGCGGGTGATTTTCCCGGCGGTGATGCCGGCGCTATTGACCGGTTTTGCCCTGGCCTATGCCCGGGCCATCGGCGAGTACGGGTCGGTCATCTTCATCGCCGGCAACATGCCGATGGTTTCGGAGATAACCCCGCTGCTGATCATCACCAAACTGGAGCAGTACGACTATGCCGGCGCGACCGCCATCGCCACGGTGATGCTGGCCTTCTCGTTCCTGATTCTTTTAACGATTAATCTGATTCAGTGGTGGGCGCGCCGCCACGCGGAACGCTGA
- a CDS encoding class I SAM-dependent methyltransferase has protein sequence MYDFSRCKLCGKEAAAPKYRLKEMTVYACTNCDFHFIDALDDLPTEESRESLLTGKTRQFISSKLLQNSAQLKINLQFVKAHVALAGKHCLDIGSGAGVFPSLLQEEQAIPEGIEPQQVFREYALEKFKLLLRAELVDDPYWQNGYASYFEIITLWDTLEHVNFPVQTIAAAAKLLKPGGYLFLDTPARDSFFYRVSEWSYRLSRSATSPLLETLYSPKPFRHKQIFTKAQLLALLKSAGFSNIEFSAIHRARNKLVLVARKTDH, from the coding sequence TTGTACGATTTCAGCCGTTGCAAGCTCTGCGGGAAGGAGGCAGCCGCGCCAAAATACCGATTAAAAGAGATGACTGTGTACGCCTGCACTAACTGTGATTTCCACTTTATCGATGCCCTTGACGACCTTCCGACTGAAGAATCCAGGGAGTCCCTGCTGACAGGGAAAACTCGACAATTTATTTCCAGCAAGCTCCTCCAGAACAGCGCCCAACTGAAAATCAATCTGCAGTTTGTCAAAGCACATGTCGCTCTGGCAGGAAAACATTGTCTCGACATCGGCTCCGGGGCGGGAGTATTCCCCTCGTTGTTGCAAGAAGAGCAAGCAATTCCGGAAGGTATCGAACCCCAGCAGGTCTTCCGCGAATACGCACTGGAAAAATTCAAGCTCCTGTTGCGGGCTGAACTGGTCGACGACCCCTACTGGCAAAACGGATACGCCAGCTATTTTGAGATCATTACCCTCTGGGACACGCTGGAACACGTCAATTTCCCGGTTCAAACGATCGCGGCGGCCGCCAAACTGCTCAAACCGGGGGGCTATTTATTCCTCGACACCCCCGCACGTGATTCTTTTTTCTACCGGGTCAGTGAATGGTCCTATCGTTTGAGCAGGTCCGCTACCTCTCCGCTACTGGAAACCCTCTACTCCCCCAAACCATTTCGCCACAAACAGATTTTCACCAAAGCGCAGCTTTTGGCCCTGCTGAAAAGCGCCGGCTTTTCCAATATCGAGTTCTCAGCAATACACCGCGCCAGGAACAAGCTGGTTTTAGTCGCACGAAAAACAGACCATTAA
- the cysK gene encoding cysteine synthase A: MSQTFTDNSLSIGGTPLVKLNRIVPQGAAVYAKIEGRNPAYSVKCRIGAAMIWDAEKKGLLGPGKEIVEPTSGNTGIALAFVAAARGIPITLTMPETMSLERRKVLKAFGANLVLTPGAKGMGGAIAAAEELAASAPERYVLLHQFKNPANPAIHRSTTGPEIWEATGGEVDVLVSGVGTGGTITGISQFFEQDKGKPLYSVAVEPSDSPVISQHLAGQQIQPGPHKIQGIGAGFIPETLDLAVVDQVEQVSNDEAIDFARRLAREEGILAGISCGAAAAVAARLAARPEFAGKKIVAILPDSGERYLTSVLFDGIV; encoded by the coding sequence ATGAGCCAGACATTTACCGACAATTCGTTGAGCATCGGTGGCACTCCACTGGTCAAGCTGAACCGCATCGTCCCCCAGGGCGCCGCAGTCTACGCCAAGATCGAGGGGCGCAACCCGGCCTACAGCGTCAAATGCCGCATCGGCGCGGCGATGATCTGGGACGCCGAGAAGAAAGGGCTGCTCGGCCCCGGCAAGGAGATTGTCGAGCCGACCAGCGGCAATACCGGCATCGCGCTGGCCTTCGTCGCCGCGGCGCGCGGTATCCCCATCACCCTGACTATGCCCGAGACCATGAGCCTGGAGCGGCGCAAGGTGCTCAAGGCTTTCGGCGCCAACCTGGTGCTGACTCCCGGCGCCAAGGGGATGGGCGGCGCCATTGCCGCTGCCGAAGAGTTGGCCGCCAGCGCTCCCGAACGTTATGTGCTGCTGCACCAGTTCAAAAACCCGGCGAATCCGGCCATCCACCGCAGCACCACCGGCCCGGAAATCTGGGAGGCGACCGGCGGCGAGGTCGACGTGCTGGTCTCCGGGGTCGGCACCGGCGGCACCATCACTGGCATCTCGCAGTTTTTTGAACAGGACAAGGGCAAACCCCTCTATTCGGTGGCGGTTGAACCGAGCGATTCGCCGGTCATCAGCCAGCACCTGGCGGGGCAGCAGATCCAGCCCGGCCCGCACAAGATTCAGGGGATCGGTGCCGGCTTCATCCCCGAAACCCTCGATCTGGCGGTCGTCGATCAGGTCGAGCAGGTCAGCAACGACGAGGCGATCGACTTTGCCCGGCGCCTGGCCAGGGAGGAAGGAATCCTGGCCGGCATTTCGTGCGGTGCCGCGGCGGCGGTTGCCGCCCGGCTGGCCGCCCGTCCGGAATTTGCCGGGAAGAAGATCGTGGCGATTCTCCCGGACTCCGGTGAGCGCTACCTGACCAGCGTCCTGTTTGACGGCATCGTCTGA
- a CDS encoding sulfate ABC transporter substrate-binding protein has translation MLRNRLVPQLTLVLFVLGLFIGSLALAKEYTLLNVSYDPTRELYKEYNAAFADYWKEKTGDTVKVNQSHGGAGKQARAVIDGLEADVVTLALAYDIDAIAEKTGHFGKDWQARLPHNSAPYTSTIVFLVRKGNPKGIKDWGDIIKPGVSVITPNPKTSGGARWNFLAAWGYALKQSGGSEAAARDFVTALYKNVPILDSGARGSTTTFVKRGIGDVFLSWENEAFLAINELGPDQFEIVVPSVSILAEPPVTVVDKVAAKHGTTEVAKAYLEYLFSPVGQKLAAKHYYRPVAPEHADPADIARFPKVNLFTVDEVFGGWQKAQKTHFADGGTFDQIYVPAH, from the coding sequence ATGTTACGAAACAGACTCGTCCCGCAACTGACCCTGGTCCTGTTTGTCCTCGGCCTCTTCATCGGCAGCCTGGCCCTGGCGAAAGAGTACACCCTGCTCAACGTATCCTATGATCCGACCCGGGAGCTTTACAAGGAGTACAACGCGGCCTTCGCCGACTACTGGAAGGAGAAGACCGGCGACACGGTAAAGGTCAATCAGTCGCATGGCGGCGCCGGCAAGCAGGCCCGGGCGGTGATCGATGGCCTCGAAGCGGATGTCGTCACCCTTGCATTGGCCTACGACATCGATGCCATCGCCGAGAAGACCGGACATTTCGGCAAGGACTGGCAGGCGCGCCTGCCGCACAACAGCGCTCCCTACACCTCGACCATCGTCTTTCTGGTGCGCAAGGGGAATCCCAAGGGGATCAAGGATTGGGGCGATATCATCAAGCCGGGTGTCTCCGTCATCACCCCGAACCCCAAGACCAGCGGCGGTGCCCGCTGGAACTTTCTGGCCGCCTGGGGCTACGCCCTGAAGCAGAGCGGCGGCAGTGAAGCGGCGGCGCGCGATTTCGTCACCGCCCTCTACAAGAATGTGCCGATCCTCGACTCGGGGGCGCGCGGCTCGACCACCACCTTCGTCAAGCGCGGGATCGGCGATGTCTTCCTCTCCTGGGAGAACGAAGCGTTTCTGGCGATCAACGAACTCGGCCCGGATCAATTCGAGATCGTCGTCCCCTCCGTCTCGATCCTGGCCGAACCGCCGGTGACAGTGGTGGACAAGGTGGCTGCCAAGCACGGTACGACCGAAGTGGCCAAGGCCTACCTGGAATACCTGTTCAGCCCGGTCGGGCAGAAGCTGGCGGCCAAGCACTACTACCGCCCGGTGGCCCCGGAACATGCCGACCCGGCCGATATCGCCCGCTTCCCGAAGGTCAACCTGTTTACCGTTGACGAGGTTTTCGGCGGCTGGCAGAAGGCGCAAAAGACGCATTTTGCCGACGGCGGCACCTTTGACCAGATCTACGTTCCGGCGCACTAG
- a CDS encoding NAD(P)-dependent alcohol dehydrogenase, whose amino-acid sequence MSNAKAYSAASATAKLTSTTIPRRAPTPRDVQIEILYCGVCHSDLHTVRDEWHSVMQTTYPCVPGHEIVGRVTGVGSAVTSHKVGDLVGVGCLVDSDHDCPSCQADVEQFCPGATFTYNSPDKHGTAPVTYGGYSERIVVDEHFVLKVPANLDLAGVAPLLCAGITTWSPMRRWGNLKGKKVGVVGLGGLGHMGVKFARAFGAQVAVFTTSPGKKADALRLGAAEVILSTDPAQMKKHAGSFDYILDTIAADHDINAYLQMLGLDGELTLVGAPEKPLPVHSFALLFGRKRLSGSLIGGIKETQEMLDFCGAHNITADVEVIPIGQINQAYERLLKSDVKYRFSIDMASLKAG is encoded by the coding sequence ATGTCCAATGCCAAAGCCTATTCCGCCGCCAGTGCGACCGCAAAACTGACGTCCACTACCATCCCGCGTCGCGCCCCCACCCCGCGTGACGTGCAGATCGAAATCCTCTACTGCGGTGTCTGCCACTCGGACCTGCATACGGTACGCGACGAGTGGCACAGCGTCATGCAGACCACCTACCCCTGCGTGCCGGGGCACGAAATCGTCGGCCGGGTGACCGGCGTCGGCAGCGCCGTCACCAGCCACAAGGTGGGCGACCTCGTCGGCGTCGGCTGCCTGGTCGACTCGGACCATGACTGCCCGAGTTGCCAGGCCGATGTCGAGCAGTTCTGCCCGGGCGCGACCTTCACCTACAACTCGCCGGATAAGCATGGCACGGCACCGGTCACCTACGGCGGCTACTCGGAACGCATCGTCGTCGACGAGCACTTCGTCCTCAAGGTCCCGGCCAACCTCGATCTCGCCGGGGTGGCGCCGCTCCTTTGCGCCGGCATCACCACCTGGTCGCCGATGCGCCGCTGGGGAAATCTCAAGGGGAAGAAGGTCGGCGTCGTCGGCCTCGGCGGCCTCGGCCACATGGGGGTCAAGTTTGCCCGCGCCTTCGGCGCCCAGGTGGCGGTCTTTACGACCTCGCCGGGGAAGAAGGCCGACGCCCTGCGCCTCGGCGCCGCCGAGGTGATCCTCTCCACCGACCCGGCGCAGATGAAGAAGCATGCCGGCAGCTTCGACTACATCCTCGACACCATCGCCGCCGACCATGACATCAACGCCTACCTGCAGATGCTCGGCCTCGACGGCGAGCTGACCCTGGTCGGGGCGCCGGAGAAGCCGCTGCCGGTCCACTCCTTCGCCCTCCTCTTCGGGCGCAAGCGCCTCTCCGGCTCGCTGATCGGCGGCATCAAGGAGACCCAGGAGATGCTCGATTTCTGCGGCGCGCACAACATCACCGCCGACGTCGAGGTGATCCCGATCGGGCAGATCAACCAGGCCTACGAGCGGCTGCTGAAGTCGGACGTCAAGTACCGCTTCTCCATCGACATGGCGTCGCTGAAGGCCGGGTGA
- a CDS encoding arylesterase translates to MSKLRLHILFTLFSLLLLLPGCDAKPKIRPLASGATILAFGDSLTHGNGAGAGESYPAQLEELLGVRVVNAGVPGEVSTAGVNRLPGVLETVQPQLVILIHGGNDFLRRLDVAQTKENLRAMILACRQQGADVVLAGVPQLGLFLAPAPFYAELAKEYRLPYLDDTLSDILKDNRLKSDAIHPNAAGYRQLATALAELIHAAEGR, encoded by the coding sequence ATGTCGAAACTGCGCTTGCATATTCTCTTTACCCTGTTCTCCCTGCTGTTACTCCTCCCCGGTTGCGACGCCAAGCCGAAGATCCGCCCGCTGGCATCCGGCGCGACGATCCTCGCCTTTGGCGACAGCCTGACCCATGGCAACGGGGCAGGTGCCGGCGAGAGCTATCCGGCGCAACTCGAAGAATTGCTCGGGGTACGGGTGGTCAATGCCGGGGTGCCGGGAGAAGTGTCGACCGCCGGGGTCAACCGGTTGCCCGGGGTGCTGGAAACGGTGCAGCCGCAACTGGTGATCCTGATCCACGGCGGCAATGATTTCCTGCGCCGCCTCGACGTCGCGCAGACGAAGGAGAACCTGCGGGCGATGATTCTAGCCTGCCGACAGCAGGGTGCCGACGTCGTCCTCGCCGGAGTCCCGCAACTCGGCCTCTTCCTCGCGCCGGCTCCCTTTTACGCGGAACTCGCCAAAGAGTATCGGCTCCCCTATCTGGACGACACCCTCAGCGATATCCTGAAGGACAATCGCCTGAAGAGCGATGCCATCCATCCCAACGCCGCCGGCTACCGGCAACTCGCCACGGCGCTCGCCGAACTAATTCACGCCGCCGAGGGACGCTGA
- a CDS encoding GNAT family N-acetyltransferase, with product MPTLEKDEKSLSTPAGKLLTGPAVAGALDALATLRLDIFLEYPYLYRGRREDELNYLRSYAEQPDACVILAAEGGEAIGAATGMPLSHENSQLLEAFADSALNLGETYYVGELLLRPAYCSRGLGRRLLAQLESEVLARGRYRQLTCATVERPADHPLRPPDFIPITRFLARTGFVRLPGVTTHFAWREPDGIQRDHVMQFWMKELQPDQSR from the coding sequence ATGCCCACCCTGGAAAAGGACGAAAAGTCGCTGTCGACCCCCGCTGGGAAACTGCTGACCGGGCCCGCCGTTGCCGGGGCGCTTGACGCCCTGGCGACGCTGCGTCTCGACATCTTTCTCGAGTACCCCTATCTCTACCGGGGGCGGCGGGAGGATGAACTCAACTACCTGCGCAGTTATGCCGAGCAACCGGACGCCTGCGTCATCCTCGCCGCGGAGGGGGGCGAGGCGATCGGGGCGGCGACCGGCATGCCGCTGAGCCATGAAAATTCGCAACTGCTGGAAGCCTTTGCCGACAGCGCTTTGAACCTCGGGGAAACCTATTACGTCGGCGAGCTCTTGCTGCGTCCGGCCTACTGCAGTCGCGGCCTCGGCCGCCGGCTGCTGGCGCAGCTGGAAAGCGAAGTGCTTGCTCGCGGGCGTTACCGCCAGCTGACCTGCGCCACCGTCGAGCGCCCTGCGGATCACCCGCTGCGCCCGCCCGATTTCATCCCGATCACCCGCTTTTTGGCCCGTACCGGGTTCGTCCGCCTGCCGGGGGTAACCACCCATTTTGCCTGGCGCGAGCCTGACGGTATCCAGCGCGATCATGTCATGCAGTTCTGGATGAAAGAGCTTCAACCAGACCAAAGTAGATGA
- a CDS encoding DUF3096 domain-containing protein → MYVHLQPVLAILAGILILVIPKALNYIVAVYLILIGISGLVR, encoded by the coding sequence ATGTATGTGCACCTGCAACCTGTTTTGGCGATCTTGGCCGGCATCCTGATCCTGGTGATTCCCAAGGCGCTGAATTATATTGTCGCCGTCTACCTAATTTTGATTGGCATCTCCGGGCTGGTCCGCTGA
- a CDS encoding RrF2 family transcriptional regulator — MISKKTKYGLQALLSLAREHGLGPLLIADLAEQERIPKKFLELILLQLKNAGILGSRKGKGGGYFLAKDPAQITLGSAIRVLEGPLAPIPCASETAYQKCEECHDENTCGIRLVMKDVRNAIADILDHTSLKDVLQRSDEASKRASKVIDFTI, encoded by the coding sequence GTGATTTCAAAAAAGACCAAATACGGCTTGCAAGCCCTTCTCTCCCTGGCCCGGGAACATGGCCTTGGGCCGCTTCTGATCGCCGATCTGGCTGAGCAGGAGCGGATACCCAAGAAGTTCCTGGAGTTGATCCTGTTGCAGCTGAAAAATGCCGGAATTCTGGGCAGCCGCAAGGGGAAGGGGGGCGGCTATTTCCTGGCCAAGGACCCGGCGCAGATCACCCTGGGGAGTGCCATTCGGGTGCTCGAAGGGCCTCTGGCCCCGATCCCCTGCGCCAGCGAAACGGCCTACCAGAAATGCGAGGAGTGTCACGACGAAAACACCTGTGGCATCCGTCTGGTGATGAAGGATGTCCGCAACGCCATTGCGGATATTCTTGACCACACCTCGCTCAAGGATGTTCTGCAGCGGTCGGACGAGGCTTCCAAAAGGGCCAGCAAGGTGATCGATTTCACCATCTAG
- a CDS encoding sulfate/molybdate ABC transporter ATP-binding protein: MGIQVQNISKKFGAYTALDQVDLQVPSGELVALLGPSGSGKTTLLRIIAGLETADAGSIHFDGEDATRRQVRDRQVGFVFQHYALFRHMTVFDNIAFGMTVKPRNERPGKAQIRERVHELLQLIQLDNMAARYPAQLSGGQRQRVALARALATEPKVLLLDEPFGALDAKVRQELRRWLRKLHDEIHVTSVFVTHDQEEALEVADRVVVMNQARIEQIGTPEEVYDRPATPFVFSFLGHVNLFHCRSGDSSQPGAIACPTGADGGGVGYVRPGDIRIRRSAAASDDIAAEVVFIQGAGALPRIELRRLDTGETVQAELPREHYRELGLKTGEKVYIQPTNVRVFEPDYQI; this comes from the coding sequence ATGGGAATCCAGGTTCAGAACATTTCAAAAAAATTCGGCGCCTACACCGCCCTCGACCAGGTCGATCTGCAGGTTCCCTCCGGAGAGCTGGTGGCGTTGCTCGGCCCCTCCGGGTCCGGCAAGACCACCCTGCTGCGGATCATTGCCGGGCTGGAGACCGCCGATGCCGGCAGCATCCATTTCGATGGCGAAGATGCCACCCGCCGCCAGGTGCGCGACCGCCAGGTTGGCTTCGTCTTCCAGCACTATGCCCTGTTTCGGCATATGACCGTGTTCGACAACATCGCCTTCGGCATGACCGTCAAACCGAGAAATGAAAGGCCGGGCAAGGCCCAGATCCGCGAAAGGGTCCACGAGCTGCTGCAGCTGATCCAGCTCGACAACATGGCCGCGCGCTACCCGGCCCAGCTCTCCGGCGGCCAGCGTCAGCGCGTCGCGCTGGCGCGGGCGCTGGCGACCGAGCCGAAGGTGCTGCTCCTCGATGAGCCTTTCGGCGCCCTCGACGCCAAGGTTCGCCAGGAGCTGCGCCGCTGGCTGCGCAAGCTGCACGACGAGATCCACGTCACCAGCGTCTTCGTCACCCACGACCAGGAGGAGGCGCTGGAAGTGGCCGACCGGGTGGTGGTGATGAACCAGGCCAGGATCGAACAGATCGGCACCCCGGAAGAGGTCTACGACCGGCCGGCCACCCCCTTCGTTTTCAGTTTTCTCGGCCATGTCAACCTCTTCCATTGCCGGAGCGGCGACAGCAGCCAGCCCGGCGCCATCGCCTGTCCGACCGGTGCCGATGGTGGCGGGGTCGGTTACGTGCGTCCCGGCGATATTCGCATCCGGCGCAGTGCCGCGGCGAGCGACGATATCGCCGCCGAGGTGGTCTTCATCCAGGGGGCCGGGGCCTTGCCGCGCATCGAACTCAGGCGCCTCGACACCGGCGAGACCGTGCAGGCCGAGCTGCCGCGCGAACACTACCGTGAGCTGGGACTGAAAACCGGCGAAAAAGTCTACATTCAACCAACCAACGTGCGGGTCTTCGAACCCGATTACCAGATCTAG
- a CDS encoding MarR family transcriptional regulator: protein MDTAAKVLEVIHKAGEPLNAGKVAELGELERKAVDKAMDQLKKEGKIVSPKRCYWSPA, encoded by the coding sequence ATGGATACTGCGGCAAAAGTACTGGAAGTGATTCACAAGGCGGGCGAGCCCCTCAACGCCGGCAAGGTCGCCGAACTCGGCGAGCTGGAGCGCAAGGCGGTCGATAAGGCGATGGACCAGCTCAAGAAAGAGGGGAAGATCGTTTCGCCAAAGCGCTGCTACTGGTCACCAGCCTAG
- a CDS encoding YezD family protein produces the protein MSSNPPQSTPDLWTSDLETRLRAAISEIRYGSVTLVIQDGHVVQIDKSEKVRLK, from the coding sequence ATGAGCAGCAATCCACCGCAGAGCACCCCCGATTTGTGGACCAGCGATCTCGAAACCCGGCTGCGCGCGGCCATCAGCGAAATCCGCTACGGCAGTGTCACCCTGGTGATCCAGGACGGCCATGTGGTGCAGATCGACAAGAGTGAAAAGGTACGGCTGAAGTAA